One genomic segment of Methylocystis sp. SC2 includes these proteins:
- a CDS encoding thiamine pyrophosphate-requiring protein, whose amino-acid sequence MSGTVGDFFVRRLHEWGVRRIFGYPGDGINGVLGALQRAKGKIEFIQVRHEEMAAFMASAHAKFTGELGVCLSTGGPGAAHLITGLYDAKCDHMPVLAISGQAPRTARGSHYQQELNLDRMFSDVAAFVQEAETPSQVRMLTDRAIRIAKAEHAVSVIIFPADLQDLEYEEPPREHGSVRTGVGYSRPVIVPRHKDLLRAAEVLNAGRKVAVLIGAGALGASKQVVEVAEKLKAGVAKALLGKAALPDALPWVTGSIGLLGTKPSYDLMMECDTLLMIGSGFPYSEFLPREGQARGVQIDIDPSMLSIRFPMEVNLHGDAAATLEALLPLIEEKSHFGWRDRIEKDVRDWWELMEQRAMAPARPINPQLVAWDLSPRLPDGAIITSDSGSCANWYARDLKIRPGMMCSLSGGLASMGAAVPYAIAAKLAHPERPVISLVGDGAMQMNNMAELITVAKYWREWSNPSWICCVFNNEDLNQVTWEQRVMEGNPKFEATQNIPDVPYHRFAELIGLKGIFVDDPDRLAAAWEEALSCDRPVVLEVKTDPEVPPLPAHISFEQARNFATTLFKGDPEQSRLIQGTARQVLASVLPGGEE is encoded by the coding sequence ATGAGCGGCACTGTTGGCGATTTCTTTGTCCGCCGGCTGCACGAATGGGGCGTGCGGCGCATTTTCGGCTATCCCGGCGATGGCATCAACGGCGTGCTGGGGGCGTTGCAGCGCGCCAAAGGCAAGATCGAGTTCATTCAGGTGCGGCACGAGGAGATGGCCGCTTTCATGGCCAGCGCGCACGCTAAATTCACTGGAGAATTGGGCGTGTGCCTTTCAACCGGCGGACCCGGCGCCGCTCATCTCATCACCGGACTCTATGACGCCAAATGCGATCACATGCCGGTTCTCGCGATCTCCGGCCAAGCGCCGCGTACGGCGCGCGGCTCGCACTATCAGCAAGAGCTCAACCTTGATCGGATGTTTTCCGACGTCGCCGCCTTCGTGCAGGAAGCGGAGACGCCTTCGCAAGTCAGGATGCTGACCGACCGCGCCATTCGTATCGCCAAGGCCGAACATGCGGTTTCCGTCATCATTTTCCCCGCCGACCTGCAAGACCTCGAATATGAGGAGCCGCCGCGCGAGCATGGATCCGTGCGAACGGGCGTCGGCTATTCGCGTCCGGTGATTGTTCCGCGGCACAAGGATCTGCTGCGCGCCGCCGAGGTCTTGAACGCGGGCCGCAAGGTCGCTGTGCTCATCGGCGCGGGAGCGCTTGGCGCATCGAAGCAGGTCGTCGAAGTCGCCGAGAAGCTGAAGGCGGGCGTGGCGAAGGCGCTGCTCGGGAAAGCCGCCTTGCCGGACGCTTTGCCTTGGGTCACCGGCTCCATCGGACTGCTTGGCACCAAGCCAAGCTATGATCTGATGATGGAGTGCGACACCTTGCTGATGATCGGCTCCGGCTTTCCATATTCGGAGTTTCTTCCGCGCGAGGGCCAGGCGCGGGGCGTACAGATCGACATCGATCCATCCATGCTCAGCATTCGCTTCCCGATGGAGGTCAATCTCCATGGCGACGCCGCCGCGACGCTCGAAGCGCTCCTGCCGCTCATCGAAGAAAAGAGCCATTTCGGCTGGCGCGACCGCATCGAGAAAGACGTGCGGGACTGGTGGGAGCTGATGGAGCAGCGGGCGATGGCGCCGGCGCGCCCCATCAATCCGCAGCTCGTCGCGTGGGATTTGTCGCCGCGGCTTCCGGACGGCGCCATCATCACGTCAGACTCCGGCTCTTGCGCCAATTGGTATGCGCGCGATCTCAAGATCAGGCCGGGCATGATGTGCTCGCTTTCGGGCGGGCTCGCGTCCATGGGCGCGGCCGTGCCTTACGCGATCGCCGCCAAACTTGCGCATCCCGAACGGCCCGTCATCTCCCTCGTGGGAGACGGGGCGATGCAGATGAACAATATGGCCGAGTTGATCACGGTCGCGAAATACTGGCGCGAATGGAGCAACCCGAGCTGGATCTGCTGCGTGTTTAACAACGAGGATCTCAATCAGGTCACGTGGGAGCAGCGCGTCATGGAGGGCAACCCGAAGTTCGAGGCGACCCAGAATATTCCTGACGTTCCCTACCACCGCTTCGCGGAATTGATCGGGTTGAAGGGCATTTTCGTCGACGATCCAGACCGGCTTGCCGCGGCGTGGGAGGAAGCGTTGTCCTGCGACCGTCCCGTCGTGCTGGAGGTCAAAACGGATCCCGAAGTGCCGCCGCTGCCGGCGCATATCTCGTTCGAACAGGCGCGAAATTTTGCAACGACTCTTTTCAAGGGAGATCCCGAGCAGAGCCGTTTGATACAGGGAACGGCGAGGCAGGTTCTCGCCTCTGTTCTCCCTGGCGGGGAAGAATGA
- a CDS encoding gluconate 2-dehydrogenase subunit 3 family protein codes for MDTPYRGYDVLAKWNTVSFDDRTREALTRRLQGGLERRFLSKEEFELLAAIVERLAPVFCESARRAIAQWIDDRLFHNVGEGFRYAGEPPMRETWRKGLAAIDGEARRLFAVSFTLLDGSRKDATLRAIQKGVVDDALWRGLRPSLFFSHTLLKTIAGLAYAHPSAWSDIGFGGPASPRGYVRLGFNQRDPWEAKESR; via the coding sequence ATGGATACGCCCTATCGAGGCTACGACGTCCTCGCCAAATGGAACACCGTGTCGTTCGACGATCGAACGCGCGAGGCGCTGACCCGGCGACTGCAAGGCGGTCTTGAGCGGCGCTTTCTCTCAAAAGAGGAGTTCGAGCTCCTCGCCGCGATCGTCGAGCGGCTGGCGCCCGTCTTTTGCGAGAGTGCGCGCCGGGCGATCGCGCAGTGGATCGACGATCGACTGTTCCACAATGTCGGCGAAGGTTTTCGATATGCGGGCGAGCCGCCGATGCGCGAGACTTGGCGCAAAGGCCTCGCGGCGATTGACGGGGAGGCGCGCCGCTTGTTCGCGGTGAGCTTCACGCTGCTCGACGGCTCACGAAAGGATGCGACGTTGCGCGCCATTCAGAAGGGCGTCGTCGACGACGCCCTTTGGCGGGGTCTACGCCCCTCTCTGTTCTTCTCCCATACGCTGTTGAAAACCATCGCAGGCCTTGCTTATGCGCATCCGTCTGCGTGGAGCGACATCGGCTTTGGCGGTCCAGCCAGTCCGCGCGGCTATGTGCGTCTTGGCTTCAACCAGCGCGATCCATGGGAAGCGAAGGAATCTCGATGA
- a CDS encoding GMC family oxidoreductase: MNVERPRAKDGRAPDVFTRGGWTPMRQYAERAPVDFLIVGAGAGGATLACRLAEKGFSVVVLDAGPFWRPLDDFASDELAQQNLFWTDDRITGGEDPIALGGNNSGRGVGGSTIHFSMISLRFRPEWFKSKSELGYGFDWPISYEEIAPYYEEVEEALKVAGPVNYPWGPPRRRYPYRPHEVNAAGLVLARGAEKLGVKWAATPLATVSAPRGESPPCVYRGFCNFGCSTNAKQSALIVWIPRALRAGAEVRDLAMAGRIELDQKGRVSGVEYFREGDWRFQKARNVVVAGYAIETPRLLLNSACPKFPQGLANSSGMVGAHLLTHAGPGVWATFDDEIRWYKGPPNMAVTEHWNYTDEGKDFHGAYAFMSQGPLPMAWAQVLATSRGLWGDELRREMQKYNHTAGFVPVAETEPRQENRVELAEDADQFGLRIPRVTFSYSENDLRLQRHAVRFMSEMLEAAGGYDLWTNSDTSHILGTCRMGDDPRTSVVDADGRSWDIPNLWICDGSLFPTCGGVNPSLTIQALACRISDRIASLAASGQL, translated from the coding sequence ATGAATGTCGAGCGTCCGCGCGCAAAGGACGGACGCGCGCCAGACGTCTTCACGCGCGGCGGCTGGACGCCGATGCGGCAATACGCCGAACGCGCGCCCGTCGATTTTCTGATCGTCGGCGCCGGCGCAGGCGGCGCGACGCTCGCATGCAGGCTCGCTGAAAAGGGCTTCTCGGTTGTCGTGCTCGACGCCGGACCTTTCTGGCGGCCGCTCGACGATTTCGCCTCCGACGAGCTGGCGCAGCAAAACTTGTTTTGGACCGACGACCGCATCACCGGCGGAGAAGATCCGATCGCATTGGGCGGCAACAACTCCGGTCGCGGCGTCGGCGGCTCTACGATCCATTTCAGCATGATCTCGCTTCGGTTCCGACCGGAATGGTTCAAGTCGAAGAGCGAACTCGGCTACGGCTTCGACTGGCCGATCTCGTACGAGGAGATCGCGCCTTATTACGAAGAGGTGGAGGAGGCGCTGAAGGTCGCGGGCCCGGTGAACTATCCCTGGGGTCCGCCGCGCCGGCGCTATCCCTATCGTCCGCACGAGGTGAATGCGGCGGGGCTCGTTCTGGCTCGAGGCGCAGAGAAGCTCGGGGTGAAATGGGCCGCAACGCCGCTTGCGACGGTTTCGGCGCCGCGCGGCGAATCTCCCCCATGCGTCTACAGAGGTTTCTGTAATTTCGGCTGTTCGACGAACGCCAAACAGAGCGCGCTCATCGTCTGGATCCCGCGCGCGCTTCGCGCCGGCGCCGAGGTGCGCGATCTGGCGATGGCGGGGCGCATCGAGCTGGATCAAAAGGGGCGGGTGTCCGGCGTCGAATATTTTCGCGAAGGCGATTGGCGCTTTCAGAAGGCGCGCAACGTCGTTGTCGCCGGCTATGCGATCGAAACGCCGAGACTGCTGCTCAACTCGGCTTGTCCGAAGTTTCCACAGGGGCTCGCGAACAGCTCAGGCATGGTCGGCGCGCATCTTCTCACCCATGCAGGGCCGGGCGTCTGGGCGACATTCGATGACGAAATTCGCTGGTACAAGGGGCCGCCCAATATGGCGGTCACCGAACATTGGAACTACACGGATGAGGGCAAGGACTTTCATGGCGCCTACGCTTTCATGAGCCAGGGACCCTTGCCGATGGCCTGGGCGCAAGTCCTAGCGACCTCGCGCGGCCTTTGGGGCGACGAACTGCGGCGCGAGATGCAGAAATACAATCACACAGCCGGATTCGTTCCCGTCGCCGAGACCGAGCCGCGGCAAGAGAATCGAGTCGAGCTTGCGGAGGATGCGGATCAGTTCGGACTCAGGATTCCGCGCGTCACATTCTCCTATTCGGAAAATGATCTCCGCTTGCAGCGCCATGCGGTTCGCTTCATGAGCGAGATGCTTGAGGCTGCGGGCGGCTACGACCTCTGGACCAACAGCGACACCAGCCATATCCTCGGCACATGCCGCATGGGCGACGATCCGCGAACGAGCGTCGTGGACGCGGACGGCCGCAGCTGGGATATCCCCAATCTGTGGATCTGCGACGGCTCGCTTTTTCCAACCTGCGGCGGCGTCAACCCGTCTTTGACGATTCAGGCGCTCGCCTGCAGGATATCCGACCGCATCGCTAGCCTCGCGGCGTCGGGACAGCTCTAG
- a CDS encoding SDR family oxidoreductase, translating to MENAADSTEPGTLPNDAPVAIVTGGSAGVGRAIAAAFAQRGFRVALLARGQAGLDGAREDVERLGGEPLAIMTDVANPKQVDAAARHVADRWGRIDVWVNAAMETVVGPVDTISAEEFKRVTEVTYLGYVHGTLAALRHMRPRGAGTIIQIGSALAYRAIPLQSAYCASKFAIRGFTDSLRTELIHDHSPIRLTMVQLPGVNTPQFDWSHMHFAHRHQPIGACYEPEAVAQAVVNIALSSHIPRELWLGFPTLQAIAGAIAAPGFTDRYLARHSYEQQISDDPVLPGDPDELLGPASEDHGARGRFSARAKHELIAIDPFHLRSGALLAGLGLLAGAFLFGRSRGGVQARALRRPNGARAVPTPRG from the coding sequence ATGGAAAACGCCGCAGACTCGACCGAACCCGGCACTTTGCCGAATGACGCCCCCGTCGCCATCGTCACCGGCGGGTCTGCGGGGGTTGGACGCGCGATCGCCGCGGCTTTCGCTCAGCGCGGATTCCGGGTCGCCCTTCTTGCGCGGGGTCAAGCGGGTCTTGACGGCGCGCGCGAAGATGTCGAGCGGCTTGGCGGCGAGCCGCTTGCGATAATGACCGACGTCGCAAATCCCAAGCAGGTTGACGCCGCCGCGCGACATGTCGCCGATCGATGGGGGAGGATCGACGTTTGGGTGAACGCCGCCATGGAGACCGTGGTCGGGCCTGTCGACACGATATCCGCTGAAGAGTTCAAACGGGTGACGGAAGTCACCTATCTCGGATATGTGCACGGGACGCTGGCGGCGCTTCGCCATATGCGGCCACGCGGCGCAGGAACCATCATTCAGATCGGCTCCGCGCTCGCCTACCGAGCGATACCGCTGCAATCGGCCTATTGCGCGTCGAAATTCGCCATTCGTGGATTTACGGATTCGCTGCGCACCGAATTGATCCATGATCATAGTCCCATTCGACTGACGATGGTTCAGCTGCCGGGCGTCAATACGCCGCAATTCGACTGGTCGCACATGCACTTCGCGCATCGCCACCAGCCGATCGGCGCCTGCTACGAGCCGGAGGCCGTGGCGCAGGCGGTCGTAAACATCGCGCTATCGTCCCACATCCCGCGTGAGCTTTGGCTCGGCTTTCCGACTCTGCAGGCGATAGCGGGAGCAATAGCTGCGCCGGGATTCACCGATCGCTATCTGGCGCGTCACTCTTACGAACAGCAGATCTCCGACGATCCTGTCCTGCCTGGCGATCCCGACGAATTGCTTGGGCCAGCGAGCGAGGATCATGGGGCGCGCGGCCGCTTCAGCGCGCGCGCCAAGCATGAGCTCATCGCGATCGATCCGTTCCATCTGCGCAGCGGCGCATTGCTCGCCGGGTTGGGCTTGCTTGCGGGCGCATTCCTTTTCGGCCGTTCGCGCGGAGGCGTCCAAGCGCGCGCCTTACGCCGGCCGAATGGCGCTAGAGCTGTCCCGACGCCGCGAGGCTAG
- a CDS encoding alpha-hydroxy acid oxidase — MRPSLRALRRENGASSQVEAGAAAARLDASPATVKGTPRRKLYAGHALEHARTVDDLRAMAHRRLPDFALEYLEGGAEEEATLSRNLAALASYRLLPRALVDVAHRDLSVSLFGRSMPLPFAIAPTGLNGLFWSKADVLLGTAAAKAGIPFIQSTMSNDSMEDVSAIPGLRHWWQLYVFGDRWIRDDLIDRAGNAGCEALVVTIDAQFYGDREWEERRFAHPGRLSLASLVEATLHPQWIATTLRRGMPSFVNLIDYLPKDRRGFFESAFWIRANMDHTLDWKEMARIRALWPRKLLIKGLLNVHDVERAMAIGADGVILSNHGGRQLDWTISGLDALPAARGFIRNGKTLIVDGGVRRGTDVVKALALGADAVLLGRATLYGLSAAGEPGVERAIDILREEIDRDLGLLGAPSISALGPEFLTR; from the coding sequence ATGAGGCCGTCGTTACGCGCGCTGCGCCGCGAGAATGGGGCGTCATCTCAAGTGGAGGCGGGCGCCGCGGCGGCGCGGCTCGACGCAAGCCCCGCGACGGTGAAGGGTACGCCACGACGCAAGCTCTACGCTGGCCATGCGCTCGAGCACGCGCGCACCGTCGATGATCTCAGGGCGATGGCCCATCGCCGCCTGCCCGACTTTGCGCTCGAATATCTGGAAGGCGGAGCCGAAGAAGAGGCGACCCTCTCGCGCAATCTTGCGGCGCTCGCCAGCTACCGCCTGTTGCCTCGGGCTTTGGTCGATGTCGCCCATCGCGATCTGAGCGTATCTCTATTCGGCCGCTCCATGCCGCTTCCGTTTGCGATCGCGCCGACCGGCTTGAACGGATTATTTTGGAGCAAGGCGGATGTGCTCTTGGGCACCGCCGCGGCAAAGGCCGGCATTCCCTTCATTCAAAGCACCATGTCGAACGACTCGATGGAAGACGTCTCCGCGATTCCGGGACTGCGGCATTGGTGGCAACTCTACGTCTTTGGCGATCGCTGGATCCGCGACGATCTGATCGACCGCGCGGGCAATGCCGGCTGCGAAGCGCTCGTCGTAACGATCGATGCGCAGTTTTACGGCGACCGGGAATGGGAAGAGCGACGGTTCGCGCATCCTGGCAGGCTCTCGCTGGCTTCGCTCGTTGAAGCCACGCTGCATCCACAATGGATCGCGACGACTTTGCGGCGAGGGATGCCTTCTTTCGTCAACCTGATCGATTACCTTCCCAAGGATCGTCGGGGCTTCTTCGAGAGCGCCTTCTGGATTCGCGCGAATATGGATCATACGCTCGACTGGAAGGAAATGGCGCGGATTCGCGCTCTCTGGCCACGCAAGCTGCTGATCAAGGGCTTGCTCAACGTTCATGACGTGGAGCGCGCCATGGCGATCGGCGCCGACGGCGTCATTCTCTCCAACCACGGCGGACGGCAATTGGATTGGACGATCTCCGGATTGGACGCGCTGCCCGCCGCGCGCGGCTTTATTCGCAACGGCAAGACGCTGATCGTGGACGGCGGCGTTCGCCGCGGAACGGACGTGGTGAAGGCGCTGGCGCTCGGAGCCGACGCCGTGCTGCTCGGCCGCGCGACGCTTTACGGCTTGTCGGCGGCGGGCGAACCCGGCGTCGAGCGCGCGATCGACATTTTGCGCGAGGAGATCGATCGCGATCTCGGCCTCTTGGGCGCTCCTTCCATAAGCGCGCTCGGGCCGGAGTTTCTGACCCGCTAA
- a CDS encoding SMP-30/gluconolactonase/LRE family protein — protein MTSRFEHFEQVELVHDARAITGESPTWSEREQRLYWIDIEEPALHRFDPSSGEDERWVMPCQIGAFALCRSGDVLVALRLGLARISLFEGNFASLDALPYNPLSHRFNEGKCDARGRFWIGAKYDPLPSPPGERSASAAGPLGGAAPVHLLAHGQALTSTSASAVIANGMAWSPDNRIMYFADTPTRRVTAFDFDIESGALSSPRTFAQFERSDGKPDGAAVDSDGFYWCALYGGGRILRIAPSGAIDRQIHLPVSQPTMCAFGDADYRSLYVTSASQGVSKQQEPHAGGIFRCRPGVEGRPPNLFADEAPS, from the coding sequence ATGACGTCGCGCTTTGAACATTTTGAGCAGGTGGAGCTCGTGCATGACGCGCGCGCGATCACCGGCGAAAGCCCGACATGGTCCGAGCGCGAGCAGCGCCTCTACTGGATCGATATCGAAGAGCCTGCATTACACAGATTCGATCCCAGCAGCGGCGAGGACGAGCGGTGGGTCATGCCGTGCCAGATCGGCGCCTTTGCGCTTTGCCGCAGCGGCGACGTTCTTGTCGCCTTGCGGCTGGGACTTGCAAGGATCTCACTATTTGAAGGCAATTTCGCCTCGCTCGACGCGCTGCCGTACAATCCGCTCTCGCACCGATTCAATGAAGGCAAATGCGACGCTCGCGGCCGCTTTTGGATCGGCGCGAAATACGATCCCCTGCCAAGCCCGCCCGGCGAGCGCAGCGCAAGCGCCGCCGGCCCTCTCGGCGGCGCCGCGCCCGTTCATCTTCTTGCTCATGGGCAGGCGCTGACTTCGACTTCCGCGAGTGCGGTGATCGCCAATGGCATGGCTTGGAGCCCGGACAATCGCATCATGTATTTTGCGGATACGCCCACGCGCAGGGTGACGGCTTTTGATTTCGACATTGAAAGCGGCGCCCTATCGTCTCCGCGAACCTTCGCGCAATTCGAGCGATCGGACGGAAAGCCCGACGGCGCCGCGGTCGACAGCGATGGCTTCTACTGGTGCGCGCTGTATGGCGGGGGACGCATTCTGCGCATCGCGCCCAGCGGCGCCATCGACCGCCAAATTCATCTGCCCGTCAGTCAACCGACGATGTGCGCGTTCGGAGACGCAGATTATCGCTCGCTCTATGTCACCTCCGCGTCGCAAGGCGTTTCAAAGCAGCAAGAGCCTCATGCGGGCGGCATTTTTCGTTGTCGGCCGGGCGTCGAAGGACGTCCGCCAAACCTCTTCGCGGATGAGGCGCCGTCATGA
- a CDS encoding family 1 glycosylhydrolase: MTHFMFSTGIENSSPTIDNGRRRIDEMEACRHYQCWREDFALVQNELRIGCLRYGPPLYKVFLGPNRFDWEFTDLTFGELDARGIIPIADLCHFGVPDWIGDFQNPDFPELFARYARAFAERYPWVQLYTPVNEMFVCATFSAAYGWWNEQLQSDRSFVTALKHIVKANVLAMHAILAVRPDAIFVQSESTEYFHAANPKAIGPAEIMNERRFLSLDLNYGHRVNSEMYRFLADNGMTDQEYDFFMNEHLKSHCIMGNDYYSRNEHMVDAKGEAESCGEIFGYNEITRQYYDRYGLPVMHTETNTCEGPEGNEAVYWLRKEWANVLRVRNSGVPIVGFTWYSLTDQVDWDIALREKRGHVNPLGLYDLDRKPRPVGKAYKQLIQDWREVLPAQSVCLTVPLARRPRVHPPKTPIQAEQSEHA, from the coding sequence ATGACGCATTTCATGTTCAGCACAGGCATAGAAAACAGCAGTCCGACCATTGATAACGGCCGCAGGCGCATCGACGAGATGGAGGCGTGCAGGCATTACCAATGCTGGCGCGAAGATTTCGCTCTTGTTCAGAACGAACTTCGTATCGGGTGCCTGCGATACGGTCCGCCGCTCTACAAGGTCTTTTTGGGTCCCAATCGGTTCGATTGGGAGTTCACCGACCTGACCTTTGGCGAACTCGACGCGCGCGGCATCATCCCCATCGCCGATCTCTGTCATTTTGGGGTGCCGGATTGGATCGGAGATTTTCAAAATCCCGATTTTCCCGAACTCTTCGCCCGTTACGCGAGAGCCTTCGCCGAGCGCTATCCTTGGGTGCAGCTCTACACGCCCGTCAATGAAATGTTCGTCTGCGCCACCTTCTCCGCCGCCTATGGCTGGTGGAACGAGCAATTGCAAAGCGACAGGAGTTTCGTGACGGCGCTCAAACATATCGTCAAAGCCAACGTCCTCGCCATGCATGCCATCCTTGCGGTGCGACCGGACGCGATCTTCGTGCAAAGCGAGTCAACGGAATATTTTCACGCCGCCAATCCCAAAGCCATAGGGCCCGCGGAGATCATGAACGAGCGCCGCTTTCTTTCGCTCGATCTCAATTATGGGCACAGAGTGAATTCCGAAATGTATCGATTCCTGGCGGACAACGGAATGACCGATCAGGAGTACGATTTCTTCATGAACGAACATCTCAAGAGTCACTGCATCATGGGCAATGACTATTACAGCAGGAACGAGCACATGGTCGACGCCAAAGGCGAGGCCGAATCCTGCGGTGAGATCTTCGGATACAATGAGATCACCCGCCAGTATTATGATCGGTATGGTCTGCCGGTCATGCACACGGAGACAAACACCTGCGAAGGGCCGGAAGGAAATGAAGCGGTTTATTGGCTTCGCAAGGAATGGGCGAACGTTCTACGCGTGCGCAATAGCGGCGTGCCGATCGTCGGATTCACTTGGTATTCGCTGACGGATCAAGTGGACTGGGATATAGCTCTGCGCGAGAAGCGGGGACATGTGAATCCTCTGGGCCTGTACGATCTCGACCGGAAGCCGCGTCCAGTCGGGAAGGCCTACAAGCAGCTGATCCAGGATTGGCGCGAGGTCTTGCCGGCGCAAAGCGTGTGCCTCACTGTGCCCTTGGCGCGGCGTCCGCGCGTTCATCCCCCCAAAACGCCCATCCAAGCGGAGCAATCGGAACACGCTTGA